GCCCTGGATCAGCCGGCGGCGGGTGGCGTTGAAGGCATGGGGCGCGTTGCGGTAGATCATGGAGGAACTCCTGGTGTGCAAGGAAAGTGGCGCTTGTAGACAAGCTGGCATACCAGGCATCAAGCAAGAGCCGTGCCAACTTCTTCCGGGGCGGCATGCGCCCAGTGCGCCTGGCGGGCCGGCCTCGCGCTGGTGCCTCGCCTGAACCACATTGGTGCACGGCGCACCAATGAAGGGGACGTAACCGGCCTCCGTGTCGCGCTGCGCGCGATGGCGGTAGCATGTGGGCGGATCGGAGCGTGCCGCTCCGGACTTGTGAACCCTTGCGCGACGCCTGGCCGCGTCATACCGAGATGAATACGCGTTTTGTCGAAGCCTTTCTGTGGTCGGCGCGCCTGGGCAGTTTCCGGGCGGCGAGCGACCGCCTGCACATCACCCAGGCCGCCGTGGCCAATCGCATCGCCTCGCTGGAAGAGGACATAGGCGCGCGCCTGTTCGAGCGCGACGCCAAGGAGCTCAGGCTGACGGCCACCGGCACCCGGCTGCTGGACTATGGCGAACGGCTGCTGGAGATCCGCCAGCAGATCCTGTCGCTGGGCAAGGGCGGCGACGAGGTCTTCGGCCTGGTGCGTATCGGCGCCATCGAAACCGTGGTGCACACCTGGCTGATCGGCTTCCTGACCAATCTGCGCTCCACCTACCCGGGCATCGAGGTCCAGCTCACCTCCGAGACCACGCGCGCGCTGCACCGCGGCCTGCGCGAAGGCGCGCTGGACATCGCGCTGCAGACGGACCTGCTGAACGATAGCGGCATCATCAGCAACGCCTGCCTGCCCATGGAGATGGGCTGGGTCGGGCCGGCCGGCGACGAGGAGGCGCTGAGCGCGCAGCAACTGCTGAGCGAACCGGTGCTGACCATGAGCCCGGGATCGCAGCCTCACGAAGCACTCAAGGCGCTGTACCGCGAAGTCGGCATGCCGCAAGGCAAGGTGCACTGCGTCAGCTCGATCTCCGCGCTGGCGCGGCTGGTGCGCAGCGGCTTTGGCCGGGCGCTGGTGCCGCTGCCGCCCATCTACGAATACGTGGCGCGCGGCGAGGTACAGATCATCCGCTGCGACATTCCGGTGCCGCCCCAGCTGCTGGTGGTGAGCTATCTGGAAAGCGCCGGCTCGGACGCGATCCGGCTGGTGGCCGAACTTGCCAGCCGCGCGTCGGACCAGTTCACGTCCTCGGTCTCTGCGCCGCGATTGGGTTCGGCGCAATAGTGTTATCCCTAGGGCGTCTTTCAGTAATTTTATTGCCGCGCAGAAGAATTACTCGTTTGTCCCGGGGCATCCGGCCGGCTGAAGATGGAGCCTTCCGTAATCGAAGGAATTTCCTGTCTTCCGCCCATGAGCACGCACACCGAATCCTCCCTCCCGCCGCACGGCCTGCTGTTCGTCGCCACTGACGCCGACCCCGCCCACGAAGCCGATTTCAACCGCTGGTACGACCGCGAGCACGTGGAAGAGCGCGTGCGCATTCCCGGCTTCCTGTCGGGCGCGCGCTACCTGTCGCGGGAAGGCGGCCGCAAGTATCTGGGCCTGTACCGCACCGAATCGCTGGCCGCCTTCACCACGGCGGACTATCGCAAGGCGTTCGAGCGCCAGACCGTATGGTCGGTGACCAACCTGGACCGCATGCGCGACCCGATGCGCCGCGTGTGCGCCGTGCGGGCCGTGACGGGCTTTGGCTCCGGCAGCGAGATCGCGGTCCTGCCTCTGCCGGCGACGAATGACAGCGAAGCGCTGGTGGCCCGGGCGCAGGCGCTGGGCGCTGAACTGGCGCAGGCGGACGGCTTCGTGCAGTCCTATCTGCTGGTGCCGGACGCGGGGCTCAGCACGCCGCTGCCGCGCGAGTCCGCCGACAACCGCGTGCTGGCGCCGCTGTTCGTGGTGGAAGCGAGTTCCGCAGCCGCCGCGCGCGTCCTGCGCGATCGGGCTTGCAGCGCATTCGATACCGATCCGTCACAGGCCTGGCTGCTGGAACTGGGCTGGAAACTGACGGCAGCCGACCTGCGCTGAGCCCATCGCGGCCAGTCATCAAACATCCAATTCAAGGGGAATCCCATGGCTGAAGAAACGCTATATGGCGCCGCGCCGGTGAAGACCGCGGCCGCGCCCAACAAGATGCGCAGGCTGGCCCTGGCCAGCTCGGTCGGCACCACGCTGGAGTGGTACGACTTCACCATCTACAACCTGATGGCGGCGTTGGTCTTCAATTCCATCTTCTTTCCGTCCTTCGACCCGCTGACGGGCACCATCCTGGCCTTCTCCACCTATGCCGTGGGCTATGTGTCTCGGCCGCTGGGCGGCTTCGTCTTCGGCCATCTGGGCGACCGGCTGGGGCGCAAGTTTGTCCTGGTCGCCACCCTGGTCATCATGGGCGTGTCCACCGGCCTGATGGGGCTGTTGCCGACCTACGCGTCCTGGGGTGTATGGGCGCCCGTGGCGCTGGTGGCCTTGCGCTTCGTGCAGGGCGTGGCCCTGGGCGGCGAATGGGCCGGCGCGGTGCTGC
The sequence above is drawn from the Achromobacter xylosoxidans genome and encodes:
- a CDS encoding DUF4286 family protein, producing MSTHTESSLPPHGLLFVATDADPAHEADFNRWYDREHVEERVRIPGFLSGARYLSREGGRKYLGLYRTESLAAFTTADYRKAFERQTVWSVTNLDRMRDPMRRVCAVRAVTGFGSGSEIAVLPLPATNDSEALVARAQALGAELAQADGFVQSYLLVPDAGLSTPLPRESADNRVLAPLFVVEASSAAAARVLRDRACSAFDTDPSQAWLLELGWKLTAADLR
- a CDS encoding LysR family transcriptional regulator; the encoded protein is MNTRFVEAFLWSARLGSFRAASDRLHITQAAVANRIASLEEDIGARLFERDAKELRLTATGTRLLDYGERLLEIRQQILSLGKGGDEVFGLVRIGAIETVVHTWLIGFLTNLRSTYPGIEVQLTSETTRALHRGLREGALDIALQTDLLNDSGIISNACLPMEMGWVGPAGDEEALSAQQLLSEPVLTMSPGSQPHEALKALYREVGMPQGKVHCVSSISALARLVRSGFGRALVPLPPIYEYVARGEVQIIRCDIPVPPQLLVVSYLESAGSDAIRLVAELASRASDQFTSSVSAPRLGSAQ